In one window of Carassius auratus strain Wakin unplaced genomic scaffold, ASM336829v1 scaf_tig00039389, whole genome shotgun sequence DNA:
- the LOC113083765 gene encoding gastrula zinc finger protein XlCGF71.1-like yields the protein MFLWASLLKKHLKVHAKKKPHSCHLCGKSFLHLQSLKEHLQIIHTGMREYVCFECEKTFSSVSSLKLHERIHTGEKPYKCSHCDWRFSHPSNLKRHERIHTGEKPYKCSHCDKRFSRLTHLKTHERIHTEEKAYKCSNCDKRFNHSSNLKKHERIHTGEKPYKCSHCDKRFGDSSSLKKHERLHTGEKPYKCSHCDMRFSVSSNLITHERIHTGEKPYKCSHCDKRFSQSIKLKRHERIHTG from the coding sequence atgtttttatgggcttcacttctgaagaaacacttgaaagttcatgcaaagaagaagccacattcatgtcatttgtgtggtaagagttttttgcatctacaaagtttgaaagaacatctTCAGATAATACATACTGGCATGAGAGAGTAcgtgtgctttgagtgtgagaagacttttaGTTCAGTGAGCAGTTTAAAACTgcacgagaggattcacactggagagaaaccttacaagtgttcacattgtgactGGAGATTCAGTCATCCATCaaatctgaaaagacatgagaggattcacactggagagaaaccttacaagtgttcacactgtgacaagagattcagtcggttaacacatctgaaaacacatgaaaggATTCACACTGAAGAGAAAGCTTACAAGTGTTcaaactgtgacaagagattcaatcactcatcaaatctgaaaaaacatgagaggatccacactggagagaaaccttacaagtgttcacactgtgacaagagattcggtgattcatcaagtctgaaaaaacatgagaggcttcacactggagagaaaccttataagtgttcacactgtgacatgaGATTTAGTGTGTCATCAAATCTgataacacatgagaggattcacactggagagaaaccttacaagtgttcacactgtgacaagagattcagtcagtcaataaagctgaaaagacatgagaggattcacactggataG